The proteins below come from a single Felis catus isolate Fca126 chromosome A1, F.catus_Fca126_mat1.0, whole genome shotgun sequence genomic window:
- the SMIM32 gene encoding small integral membrane protein 32 yields the protein MYGDVFNATAGPEAAGGGALALAATVKAEGALPLELATARGMRDGAATKPDLPTYLLLFFLLLLSVALVVLFIGCQLRHSAFAALPHDRSLRDARAPWKSRPV from the coding sequence ATGTACGGCGACGTGTTCAACGCCACGGCCGGCCCGGAGGCGGCTGGAGGCGGCGCGCTGGCCCTGGCGGCCACGGTCAAGGCAGAGGGCGCTTTGCCGCTGGAGCTGGCCACGGCGCGCGGCATGCGGGACGGCGCGGCCACAAAGCCCGACCTGCCCACCTACCTGCTGCTCTTCTTCTTGCTGCTGCTGTCTGTGGCGCTCGTCGTCCTCTTCATAGGCTGCCAGCTGCGCCACTCGGCCTTCGCCGCGCTGCCCCACGACCGCTCGCTGCGCGACGCCCGCGCGCCCTGGAAGTCGCGGCCGGTGTAG